The Novosphingobium terrae genome has a window encoding:
- the shc gene encoding squalene--hopene cyclase: MTPQHDTNADTLTRNALDEGIARGADRLGQEQQGDGHWVYELEADCTIPSEYILLRHYLGEPDDLVLEAKIGTYLRRIQSSVHDGWALYHDGGFDISATIKAYYALKMIGDDVDAPHMVRARAAVLKAGGAERANVFTKIQLALFGAGSWQVVPTIPPELILAPKWFPVHLLKMSYWARTVVVPLLVLCALRPLAKNKRGIKVDELYSGNPAALTSQAAHVHRVWKTGFEVLDWGLKRFENLWPKKMRRRAIDLCAAWVTERLNGEDGLGAIYPAMANSVMMYDVLGYGPEHPHRAIARHSVEKLLVIKDDEAYCQPCVSPVWDTALAAHAMLEVGTPKAVEQAHAALDWLGERQILDTVGDWAEQRPDVRPGGWAFQYGNDYYPDLDDTAVVVMAMDRAAGVRGGKDAEAIARGAEWTLGLQSHDGGFGAFDADNDKFYLNNLPFADHGALLDPPTADVSARVVSMLAQMGELDSPRMKAALAWLEKEQEPEGSWFGRWGVNYIYGTWSVLCALGRAELDAAHPMVARAVSWLKQVQNEDGGWGESCDSYALDRKGHEFAASTASQTAWALLGLMAVGETRSPAVAKGVEWLLANQAEDGLWGQEVYTGGGFPRVFYLRYHGYPRYFPLWALARYRNLSDSNSERTAWGM, encoded by the coding sequence ATGACCCCCCAACACGATACCAATGCCGACACGCTGACCCGCAACGCGCTGGATGAGGGCATCGCCCGCGGCGCCGACCGGCTGGGCCAAGAGCAGCAGGGCGACGGCCACTGGGTCTATGAGCTGGAAGCCGATTGCACGATCCCCAGCGAGTATATCCTGCTGCGTCACTACCTCGGCGAGCCCGACGATCTGGTGCTGGAAGCCAAGATCGGCACCTATCTGCGCCGCATCCAGAGCAGCGTGCATGACGGCTGGGCGCTGTACCATGATGGCGGCTTCGATATCTCCGCGACCATCAAGGCCTATTATGCGCTCAAGATGATCGGCGATGATGTGGACGCGCCGCATATGGTCCGCGCTCGCGCCGCCGTGTTGAAGGCGGGCGGGGCCGAGCGGGCCAATGTCTTCACCAAGATCCAGCTCGCGCTGTTCGGCGCGGGAAGCTGGCAGGTGGTGCCGACCATCCCGCCCGAGCTGATTCTGGCCCCCAAGTGGTTCCCGGTTCATCTGCTGAAAATGAGCTATTGGGCGCGCACCGTGGTGGTGCCGCTGCTGGTGCTCTGCGCCTTGCGCCCGCTGGCGAAGAACAAGCGCGGGATCAAGGTGGATGAGCTCTATTCGGGCAACCCTGCCGCGCTGACCTCTCAGGCCGCGCATGTGCATCGCGTCTGGAAGACCGGTTTCGAGGTGCTGGACTGGGGCCTCAAGCGTTTCGAGAATCTCTGGCCGAAAAAGATGCGCCGCCGCGCCATCGATCTGTGCGCCGCATGGGTGACGGAGCGCCTGAACGGCGAGGACGGGCTGGGCGCGATCTATCCGGCCATGGCCAACAGCGTGATGATGTATGATGTGCTGGGCTACGGCCCCGAGCATCCGCATCGCGCCATCGCCCGTCATTCGGTCGAAAAGCTGCTCGTCATCAAGGACGATGAGGCTTACTGCCAGCCCTGCGTCAGCCCGGTGTGGGATACGGCCTTGGCCGCCCATGCCATGCTGGAGGTGGGCACGCCCAAGGCGGTCGAGCAGGCCCATGCCGCGCTGGACTGGCTGGGCGAACGCCAGATCCTCGACACGGTCGGCGATTGGGCCGAGCAGCGCCCCGATGTCCGCCCCGGCGGCTGGGCCTTCCAATACGGCAACGACTATTACCCCGATCTCGACGACACCGCCGTGGTGGTGATGGCGATGGATCGCGCCGCCGGTGTGCGCGGCGGCAAGGATGCCGAGGCCATCGCGCGCGGCGCCGAATGGACGCTGGGCCTGCAAAGCCATGACGGCGGTTTCGGCGCGTTCGACGCCGATAATGACAAGTTCTACCTCAACAATCTGCCCTTTGCCGATCATGGCGCGCTGCTCGATCCGCCCACGGCGGATGTGTCGGCGCGTGTGGTTTCGATGCTGGCGCAGATGGGTGAGCTGGACAGCCCGCGCATGAAGGCTGCCCTGGCGTGGCTGGAGAAGGAGCAGGAGCCTGAGGGCTCTTGGTTCGGGCGCTGGGGTGTGAACTACATCTACGGCACATGGTCGGTGCTGTGCGCGCTGGGCCGGGCCGAGCTGGATGCCGCTCACCCGATGGTGGCCCGCGCGGTGAGCTGGCTGAAGCAGGTGCAGAATGAGGACGGCGGCTGGGGCGAAAGCTGCGATTCCTATGCGCTGGATCGCAAGGGGCATGAATTCGCCGCCTCGACCGCCTCGCAGACGGCATGGGCGCTGCTGGGGCTGATGGCGGTGGGTGAAACCCGCTCGCCGGCGGTGGCCAAGGGTGTCGAATGGCTGCTCGCCAATCAGGCCGAGGATGGTCTGTGGGGGCAGGAAGTCTACACCGGCGGCGGCTTCCCGCGCGTCTTTTATCTGCGTTATCATGGTTATCCGCGCTATTTCCCGCTCTGGGCGCTGGCGCGTTACCGCAATCTGTCGGACTCGAATTCGGAGCGCACCGCGTGGGGCATGTAA
- the hpnD gene encoding presqualene diphosphate synthase HpnD yields MTTAPLTMQDLQAKVSGSSFYAGMRILPKTEREAMFAIYGFCRMVDDIADDQQTPRDQRGAALDEWVQGIHALYHGGEPGVAAFLAQAVRDFDLQEEDFLAVIDGMRTDVDQDVRWPSFADFDLYCDRVASAVGRLSVNVFGMERKVGVELSHHLGRALQFTNILRDIDEDAGIGRVYLPIEALTAAGIVPLTPETLVTEPNLDAAARWLAPKAQEHFTQAARILKSRPKGHLIAPRLMESAYARLLKRMVATGWNAPRHRVKTSKLRLVLALIRFSVWG; encoded by the coding sequence ATGACCACCGCCCCCCTCACCATGCAGGACCTGCAGGCCAAGGTTTCGGGCAGCAGCTTCTACGCGGGCATGCGCATCCTGCCGAAAACCGAGCGCGAGGCGATGTTCGCCATCTACGGCTTCTGCCGCATGGTCGACGATATCGCCGACGACCAGCAGACACCGCGCGACCAGCGCGGCGCGGCGCTGGATGAGTGGGTGCAGGGCATCCATGCGCTCTACCATGGCGGCGAACCGGGCGTGGCGGCGTTCCTTGCGCAGGCCGTGCGCGATTTCGATCTTCAGGAGGAGGATTTCCTCGCGGTGATCGATGGCATGCGCACCGATGTCGATCAGGATGTCCGCTGGCCCAGCTTTGCCGATTTCGATCTGTACTGTGATCGTGTGGCCAGCGCCGTCGGGCGCCTGTCGGTCAATGTCTTCGGCATGGAGCGCAAGGTGGGTGTCGAACTCTCCCACCATCTGGGCCGCGCGCTGCAATTCACCAACATCCTGCGCGATATTGACGAGGATGCCGGCATCGGCCGCGTCTATCTGCCCATCGAGGCGCTGACGGCAGCAGGCATCGTGCCGCTCACCCCCGAAACGCTGGTGACCGAGCCCAATCTGGACGCCGCCGCCCGCTGGCTGGCCCCCAAGGCGCAGGAGCATTTCACGCAGGCCGCGCGCATTCTGAAAAGTCGTCCCAAGGGCCATCTGATCGCCCCGCGCCTGATGGAAAGCGCCTATGCGCGCCTGCTCAAGCGCATGGTGGCGACGGGCTGGAATGCGCCGCGCCATCGCGTGAAAACCTCGAAACTGCGGCTGGTTCTGGCGCTGATCCGCTTCAGCGTGTGGGGCTGA
- the hpnE gene encoding hydroxysqualene dehydroxylase HpnE, whose protein sequence is MVGFARAHVVGAGLAGLNAAAMLAEAGLAVSLSDSAARAGGRCRSYFDPSLGLTIDNGNHLVLASNPAVKAFRDRIGATEPLAGPKHADFAFADLGTEERWQLRINDGAIPWWVAVPSRRIPGTGIADYLPLGKLLLGKGEQTIGDLIATKGPVWDRMLAPVLLAVLNTDVASSSAVLAANVLKETLAKGGLASAPRIAMPTLGAAFIDPAVEWLGGKGCDLATGRRLKAIKTEANRVSALIWNDGEEAVAPDAAVVLAVPAWVAGDLVPGLTVPDDHRAIVNAHFAIAPPMGAPEMLGLINATSEWLFTHPDRVSVTISAADRLVDTPREELARTIWAEVAQALGLPADAPLPPWQIVKEKRATFAATPAQERLRPGQRTAFTNLFLAGDWVDTGLPATIEGALRSGDTAARLVLGQRLVYGRG, encoded by the coding sequence ATGGTGGGCTTTGCGCGTGCGCATGTGGTCGGCGCAGGCCTTGCCGGGCTGAACGCCGCCGCCATGCTGGCCGAGGCCGGGCTGGCTGTGTCGCTCAGCGATTCGGCGGCGCGGGCAGGCGGGCGCTGCCGCAGCTATTTCGACCCCTCGCTGGGGCTGACCATCGACAATGGCAACCATCTGGTGCTGGCCAGCAACCCGGCGGTCAAAGCCTTCCGCGACCGTATCGGCGCGACGGAACCGCTGGCTGGCCCCAAGCATGCCGATTTCGCCTTCGCCGATCTGGGCACCGAGGAGCGCTGGCAGCTGCGCATCAACGATGGCGCGATCCCTTGGTGGGTCGCCGTGCCGAGCCGCCGCATCCCCGGCACCGGCATCGCTGACTATCTCCCGCTCGGCAAACTGCTGCTGGGCAAGGGCGAACAGACCATCGGCGATCTGATCGCCACCAAAGGCCCGGTGTGGGACCGCATGCTGGCCCCGGTGCTGCTGGCGGTGCTGAACACCGATGTCGCCAGCTCCAGCGCGGTGCTGGCCGCCAATGTGCTGAAGGAAACCCTCGCAAAGGGCGGCCTCGCCAGCGCGCCGCGCATTGCCATGCCGACTTTGGGCGCGGCCTTTATCGATCCTGCTGTCGAATGGCTGGGCGGCAAGGGCTGTGATCTGGCCACCGGGCGCCGCCTCAAAGCCATCAAGACCGAAGCGAATCGTGTCTCCGCTCTGATCTGGAACGATGGTGAGGAAGCCGTCGCTCCCGATGCTGCCGTGGTGCTGGCCGTGCCCGCATGGGTGGCGGGCGATCTGGTGCCGGGCCTCACCGTGCCCGACGACCATCGCGCCATCGTCAACGCCCATTTCGCCATAGCCCCGCCCATGGGTGCGCCCGAGATGCTGGGGCTGATCAACGCCACCAGCGAATGGCTCTTCACCCATCCCGACCGCGTGTCGGTGACCATCTCCGCCGCCGACCGGCTGGTCGATACGCCGCGCGAAGAGCTGGCCCGCACCATCTGGGCCGAGGTGGCGCAGGCGCTGGGCCTGCCTGCAGACGCGCCCCTGCCGCCATGGCAGATCGTCAAGGAAAAGCGCGCCACTTTTGCTGCCACCCCGGCTCAGGAGCGGCTGCGGCCCGGCCAGCGCACTGCCTTCACCAACCTTTTTCTGGCCGGAGACTGGGTCGATACCGGCCTGCCCGCCACCATCGAGGGCGCCCTGCGCAGCGGCGATACGGCGGCACGTCTGGTCTTGGGGCAGCGACTGGTCTATGGGCGCGGGTGA